In the Castor canadensis chromosome 1, mCasCan1.hap1v2, whole genome shotgun sequence genome, caaaatagccagagcaaaattgactggagatgtggctcaagccagagtacctgctttgcaagtgtaaagccctgagttcaaacccagtcccaccaaaaaaacgaaaaagaaaaaagaatcctaaTAGTATCTACCTCATAGGCCTATGAAAAATATAAGTAATGTTATAAAATAgctagcacatagtaggcaccAAGAAATAATGGTTGTCATTACTAGAAGATAgtggtacaagcctataatcctggcactcagaaCCTGAGCAGGAGGATTGGGCAGCCTGCCTTATGTAACAAAAACACAAGAGCcacgtgctggtggctcacacctgtaatcttagctactcaggagagattgcggttcgaagccagctcaggcaaatagttcacaagaccctatctcaaaacataaataaataaataaagggctggtggagcagctcaaggtataggccctgagttcaaaccctaggaccacaaaaaaaaaaaaaaaaaagaacctggggACCCCACACACAGCCTGTCCTGGGAGATTATGACCTTTGGACTCTTAAAGGTGACAGGGCTACACATATATATACCCTTGTCACCAAGGTAGCTTAAAGGAGTGACATTAAAAGAGCCCCAAGTCAAGGGAGCAGAACCAAATCCAGAGCTCACTAACCACCCCGTCCCTGCCCCTCACCAGCCCGCCTCTTGTCAGGTGATCAGACTTCAACTAGCTTCTCAGGATTAGGTTTCAGGTCAGCTTGTGTATAAGACCAGTGCCAAGCCAGATGCGGCAGAGACAGCAGTGAATGGCCAGAAAGAGCCAGCAGATCCTGCTGCTGCCCCTGGGATGAAGCCCTAGGGAGCCCCTGTGCTGCCCTGCCCTGGCTGGACTCACAGGTAAGACCCCATCCCCTCCTAtaaccctccccctccctctcccttctgcctGCTGTCCCTTTCATGAAGGTTCACAGAGGCAATCAGGAGTCACAGGGATCACTAGCCACAGTATTGAGACCCCTGAGAGTCAGTCCAGCCCTTGTCAAGATGAGGGAACAGCAGTCCTGAGGACAGTCTTGAACCCCACACCTCCATCACTGCCCAGGACACACTCTTGCCCTACTAGCTGCTCAGGTGGGACTTTGCAAATCCCACAGATAGGAAGTGACTTTTTCCTTTGGCCAGGAATCTCTAGGATTCCTCCTGAGCACAGTGCCCTCTCTAACAAGGGGCCCTTTTCCCGAGTAGGAATGATGGGACACCTCTGGCCTGGCCCAGGTCATGCCTTGGTCATTTATACAGCCCATGGCCACTCTGCCCAGGTGACTTCCTCAGTGGGAATGCACTGGAGGCTTTGCTGGGGGGGGTGCCACTGGGCATGGCAGAGGGTAGGGGCAATATGGACAGatgtctcagactgtgatctccACTCCCTGCTTCAGAGCTACCACGGGGAATTTGTTCACAATGCAGATTCCTGGACCCCACTCCAGATCTGAATCAGATTCATCTGTGGGGCTGAGGGCTGAGAATCTGCTCTGTAAACAAGCAATTCAAGGAAGCTTGAGCTCTCCCTGTAGTGGAACAGGCACACAGTTCATGTGTCAGACCTGGGCACCAGTCTCAATTCCATCACTTCACTGCATGACTGTTACAGCCCTCAAAGCCTCAGGCCCCTTGTTTATCAAGTGGGAATCATAGCACCAACCACCTCAGAATAGAACCTTACACTCCTTATAAAAGGATTAGATTAGTCAGTGTCTATAAAGCCCTCAGCCCAGTGCCTGCTGCAGGAAGCAAACCATTAAAGAGCTCTGCAGGCTAGAACAACCCATTGATCAGATGCCTTCTGGGATTATCCTTATCCTTCAGGGATAAGGATTGCTCTAGTCttcctcttccagcctttcacaaaGATCTGCTGGCTGCCATGCTTCTCCACCTAATATTCAGGAGGCTGGAGAGCAGTTCCTACAGAGCCTGCCATTGCGGCCTCTCCCACACACCCAGGTACGGCTTTTGACTTGAGTCCAGGCCCATCCTTTGTGTCTCCAGTGGATGGCTCAGGATGGCCCTTGGAACGGGCTCCAACTTCACCCTGGCCACTGCTCTTGACCAAGTTCAGGCTTCAATATCTTGTGTTGGCACCATTCCAACAACCTCACTGGTCTCTCAGCCCCCATCTCTAACCCATCCCAGCATGCCCTGAACACAGGCGTGACTGTCACTCCTGTCCTTGAAAATCACCAACCACTCCTTCTCCACTAAATTAAGTCTAATCTTCTAACAAAGTTCCCTGGGGTCATCTCTGACCTCATTTTCCATCTCCTCATTTCAGCAAGTGGGGTTCTTTGGTCAACTGTTCTTTCCTGGTGTCTCTGCTTTTCCTATACTGGGCATCACAGAAATGTTAGCTAGGTAGACCCTGTCCTGCTTTGGGACTCCCCATCTAGTAAGGAAACTGCTACAGATTAGACAATTCTACAAGTTGTAGGTCAGAGGTGGCTGGGGACAAGAAGGGCTCAGAATGGAAACCCTTCCTGGCAGTTCAGCCTTCTGGCCAGGGAAGAGCAGCTCCCCAGGAAGACAGGTTCAGCCTCAGCAGGAAGCAAAACCCATGAAGTGCCCTCTGCAGGGCCTGGCATAGCACAAGCACTCCATGTGAAGTGGCAAAGAATGCCCTGGAGTTACACATTCCTGACAGGACTCCATCTGCTCACTGTGTGACTCCAGACAGGTCACTTTGCCTGGCTGAGCCTCACTTTGTAACTCAAAAGTGGAATAAAAACAACTAACATAGGATTCTTGTATTAGCCCCTGAGTGGCTCCCAAAGATTTTGAAGAAGGGACACTCCTAGCCAGTACATGACACTAGAGAACATACTCCAGAGGGTCTTCCCCATCTGTGTGAGTCAGAGTCTCAGATTCATGATGCCCACAATCCCCAGTAGCCCAGCTCATCTCAGAGCTCCAAGGAAAGGGCAGGGGAAATGCCAGGGCTGAGTGGGGAAAGGCCGCCAGGATGCCATGGGGAGTCATCTGCTCCCGCAGCCCATTCCAGGCCAGGCAAGGGAGCAAGAGCCTCCTGCTGGGAAGGAGCCTGGGCCTGGCTATCTCTTGTAGGGCAAGGGAGAGTGGGGCTGGAGCAGGCAGAGGGTGTTTTTCCTAGCATGACTACAGTGCTGTCTCCTCAGCCAAGTCGGCTCCCAGGGCCGCTGTGCCCTCATATCACCTTTCCAAAGAGCCTGACCCTTCTTGGGCTCATCTCAAGAAAACTCAGATAGGCAGGAAGACAGGCTGAGGGAAGAGCTCAGAAAAAAACTGTACCTACCTgcccagatctcagcctctgtAGACCAATGAACTTCATCTACCCAGTGGAGCATTGACTCTCACCCAGCCTTCCTCGCCAGGCTCTGAATGCTTGGCATGAAAGTCCTCACAGGTGGTTTTACATATCCTTTAGTAACTGCAAAGGGCTTTGAATGCTTCAATAAAAAATCAAGACTGGGGTAGCCACACTACCGCACTGACTGCAGCCCTGGGTCTCATGGTGAAGAGACCTTTATTGCCTGCTCACTGGGACAGGCTGATTGGAGTTCCATGACCTTGAGCCAATCTCTTTCCATCTTAAGcctctattttctcatctgtgaactgGATTTAAATGCTGCCCTGCTTTTTCCGAGGTTGCTTTGAACCTATAATAACTGATTGAACCCAGGCTTTGACACTAAAGGGCTGGTGACACTGAGCAAGCTAATGTCTCTGAGTCTCAGCTACCTCTCAGGACagctgtgagaattaagtgaggtCACTTGACCATGTGTGGAGAGCTCCCTCTGCCAGGGCCTCATGGCCCAGAAGCCATGCTTTCCTCCTGCCCCCAGCTTCTGCTGAGCCCTGGTGTCTTGCACAAGTTTGGGCCTTTGTCTCTAATAGAACACCCTTCCCACCTCTCCAGCCCAAAAGCCCTTTCCAGACCTAGATCATGCGATCCTCCCCCCACCTCACAAGCAAAAGGAAGGTCTCTCACTCCTCTGACTTCTTTCTTGACAGTTCCTTCCCTCCACATTGACCACAGTCCATCTTGCAATGCAGTAATTTTGTGTGTCTAATGCCCTCACAAGACAGATCACACATACTGATTTTTACCCATCTCCACATTTGCCAGCATACACACATAGAGTCTGGTGAGTGTTAGGTCTCCTCAGTGTGTGCTGGTTTTTACCGAATTGAATTCCTACTGTCACCATCTCAAGGGCATCGTGTGAAGACGGAACTAGACAGATGGGAGGCTGTCTTCTACTAATGCCTTCATCCACTCAACAAATACAGCCTTCTAAACAGGCCAAGTCCCTGCTCTTGGGGACAGTGCCCACGACCTGTGTGGTATGCCatgtgaacctgactaagagtggtggggaatgagaaataagacacacacagacatacagacataaaacagaaaacctgGGATGGGAGGACTGCACGTTGCTGATGGAAAACGTGAgaacctacctgagccagagtgtttattttataggtcagtacaaggaaaagagtCAGGTAAAAAATCAAGCtataacaattcttgatgcaaggtgaaaggaatgaggtttggtgggctaattttcctaaggctaatgaagcttaattacaacacatcagttctggaatcatcaaggcacacaggacaccttatctaaggtactgattaatctggcatcggagtttcctaacagttctggtactttatctagttttgcatcagggggctggtatgcggacacagcaggttgtattcttcaaggagatgtgagaacaaaggtcaagacaccaggtactggggaaaTTGTGGCAGGAGAGGCTGTGTAAACTTctaccatggagaggctgtgcaaactccattatatcccagtccagggttcatgcctggtctccaacagGACAGTGCATCTTAGTAGGAGAGTCAGGCAGTAGACAAGAGTGAGGGTGACTAGTGCCATGAACAAgcacagaggaagagaagagagtgaCAGGGAGCTAGTATTTTATATTGAAAGCTCAAAGAAGTCTCTCTACAAAGGTGACACTTAAAGTAAACCTTACAGAAGCAAGGAGACAATCTGTGAGGGTGTCTGAGAACTGTATTCCAGGCAGACGGCACAGCCGGAACAAAGGCCAGGCTCCCATTTGGCTGAAGCTCTGTAAGGGGACTGGGGAGAGATGAGGTGGGAAATACTGGGGAGGGAGGGCCCCTCATGAAAGGCCCAAGGTGGCCACGGCAAAGACTTTAGACTGTTCTGAATAAGATGAGGAGCTGTTGGACAATTTTAAACCAGGGGAGGGACCTGGTCTCACTGGTACATGCTTGGATGCTCAGTCAAGTCTCCAGTGGGAAAATCTCCTGTCTGCTGCCCGTGCATAACACTCCAGAGCCAGTGTATAATTCCCTTTACAGTCAGGTGCCCCTAAAATGCCTACAACATTGTATCTTAAGTTATGCCTCAATTTTAAGAGCTTAAAACCCAAAATGTTAAATACAAATCCATGCTAGGATCAAATAAAAGCACTGCCTTACTCAGAGCAGAATTGAAAGTCTTTCCACACTGGGACTTAAGCATCCAGGCTGTGAGTCCCAGCCTCAGTCCATATTCCCCCTGTCCTATTAACCTTCAGGTAATTCCACACCTGTCCATATTCCTCACTAGAATGTGAGCTCCAAGGGCAAGAACCAAAACTTATTCATCCATAGCTTGCCTTTGTCAGTGCCTAGCATGGTTGTCAAAAAAGATCTGGTCAGGTCAGGAGTGGTAGCttacacctataaccccagctactcaggaggcagaaattgggaggaccacagttcgaggcctgcccaggcaaaagagTTAGTGAGGCCTCCAACTCCATCATTGAGCTGGGAATGGTGATatacacacctgtggtcccagctatgagggaggttaTAGGTAAGAAGATCTCAGTCTggggctggccccaggcaaaaacacaagactgtacctgaaaaataacgaaaaaacaaaaaagggctggagatgtggctcatgtagtagagtgcctgcctagcaaggacaaggccccAAATtcgccaaaaagaaaagaaaaataaaggaatatcTAATCAGtagggtcaggcatggtggtgtacacctgtaattacAGCTGTTGGGGAAGCAGATGGAGGAGGATTGAGGTCAGAAGCAGCCTTAGCAAAAGCTTGAGActgaatctgaaaaacaaaagggtGGGGTAGGGGACAGCTCAAGTGGAAAAGTGTttgcctgagtttaaaccccagtaccacacacacaatcTTTTAGTAAATAGTCATTTATACCCTGGCATCAATTATCACATCACCTCTTTCCTAAGAACAGGATTTTTTTCAGGGAGAAGTGGCAGTAAGCCTGAGTCCAGAGTGCCTGAAAGAAGCCTTGAGAGATCACCTAGCCTAACCTCATCTTTTGGCACCCAACTCATTAGTGACAAACTAGTAACATGTTTTCCCATTTGCCCAAGACAGGCTAAATGTGCACGTAAGGTCACATGAGCCATTAGTAAGCTTGATGACAGGACCAGAGCCAGGTTTCCTGACCACAGGCCCAGAATTCTACTGCCCCACAGGGAAGGGAGCACCCTCTGCCCACTTCACGACTCTGTGGAACTGGCTCTGGCCCCGGGACTGAGGCCacaaaaggtgtgtgtgtgagttgagGCACCAGTGGGTGTGAACTGCTAAGAGAGGTCATCAACACCAAAGGCCTGAAGCACGGAAGGCCTGGTAAGAACACAGGTGGCCCATGACGGCCTGCCCATTACCCAGTGTAACCACGGATAAACCAAGATGCTTCCAGACAAGAGTGCCCTTGGTTAGCCAGCAGGAAAAAAGGTGCAGGCACCAGTGCACAGCAGAGTGTGCATGGCTGTGCGTACACACTGGCAATGTAAGTGGATTCAGGACAAGAGGAAACAACATGTTCCCTTGACTCAGGCACAGCAGCCAAGACTAACCTAGACCTGAGTGGAAACAGTTATATCAGCCCACCTCCCTCAGAGCCATCTGGGGcaaagtagcagagcacctgggGCCCACGTCCTGTCCCAGGTCCATGGAGAAAATGTCTTTAGTCACGAAAAGTGAACCTGAGCTGagaagggttttgtttgttttatgtatgATAAAAGTATATTCAGGCATCCTTGTGGGAAAAAAGTGTCTTCCCCTGAGCCAGGAGActctggctcacacctgaaatcctagctactcagaaggcagagatcagaaggattacagttcaaagccagcccaggcaaatagttcatgagacctgatcttgaaaaaacccatcacagagctgggcaccggtggcttacccctgtaatcctagctactcaggaggcaaagatcaggaggatcgcaattcaaagccagcccaggcaaatagtccgagagactctatttcaaaaaaaaccttTCGAAAAAAAGATTAGTGGAGTAGTTCAAGTtatagccttgagttcaagccctagtattgaaaaaaaaaaaagtggggctggtagagtagctcaagtggtacagcgcctgcctggcaagcattgcgcccctgagttcaaacaccagtactgccaaaaaaaaaaaaaggaaaaaaatgtcttccCCCAAGATGAATGACAGTTTGATTGAGTCACAAGGAATGTCTGTTTCAGTTACTTGGGTGAGAGGGATCCTACCTGTCCCTTGGTACAGAGGGAACAGTTTAAGGATTCCACGATGTGAGGGATGGGAAAATGAGCTGATTTTATAGACCAAATTCAGGCAGCTTCAGCGAGGCAATACCCAGGCTTCTCACTTTCTCAGCCCCTTCCGGGTGTTGCAAGGTGCCTGGAGATGGGATAGGGCCAGACAGCACCTGCTCTGTCATCCTCTGGCCTATGTCCTGCAGCCTCCTCCCTGCACTGAAGCCCAGGCAGCCCAGCAACCTCTTTGGACCTCACTGATCCCTGGAGGGACCAGGCTGATCCTACTGGGACCATGGTTGGACTGACACCTTCAGAAATGCCTCCCACAACAGCTGTGAAGTGCCTGGGCGCAGGCACTGCTGCCTGTTTTGCTGACCTTCTCACCTACCCCCTGGACACAGCCAAGGTCCGCCTGCAGGTAGGTGCCATTTGGTCCAGAGTCCTTGTTCTCCACCACAGCACCCAGCCTATGTGCAACACGCCCTTCCTCACACAGAGCCCAGGAAGTCACTCCACTGCTTGGGACCCTTCCttgcctcctccccaccaccatcTCCCACAACAAAAAAAGTCTAAATGGGTTGGCATGGTGTCACAGGGCCCTGTACTGCCTAACTCTGCTTTGTAAATCATAAAGCGTGAGATAAAGGTAAGGAGGTAACTTTCGACCGTGAGCAAGCCACCAAGCATTTATAAAATGGGGAGACAATCTGCCCTCTGGTGGGCTCTGGGATCAAAGGCCACGTGTCCAAGGTGACTTTGCGAACTGTAAAATGGCAGCCCAAACCTCAGCTGTTTTCATTGTGTTGTGATGCGAAGCCCAGCCGGGCACACAGCACCACCACCCCCCACCGCCTACCAAGCTCCTCCAGCCGCTGTCGCTGTCGCTGTCCCCCAGATCCAGGGGGAGACCCCGGCCCAGAGCGTGCAGTACCGCGGAGTGCTGGGTACAGTACTGACCATGGTGCGCACCGAGGGTCCCCGCAGCCTCTACAGCGGGCTGGTGGCCGGCCTGCAGCGCCAGATGAGCTTCGCCTCCGTCCGCATCGGCCTCTACGACTCGGTCAAGCAGTTCTACACCCCCGAGGGCGCGGACAGTGAGTGCGGCACCAAGGGCCAGGCGGGTCCGGACCCCAGGCAGAGCGGGGGCGTGGGGAAGCCGGCGACAGCAGCCCGGCAGGAGACCGATGGCCCCCAGGGCTCCCGAGCCTCCTTCCCGCGGGCAAGAGCGGGGCGCCGGCAGGGCAGCCCGGACTCTGGCCTCTCTGCTCTCTCCAGACTCCAGCATCGCCATCCGGATTCTGGCGGGATGCACCACGGGGGCCATGGCAGTAACCTGTGCCCAGCCCACGGATGTGGTGAAGATCCGGTTTCAGGCCAGTATTCTCCTGGGACCTGGGAGCGACAGGAAATATGGAGGGACTATGGATGCCTACAGAACCATCTCCAGGGAGGAAGGGATCAGGGGCCTGTGGAAAGGTAGGCTCCGGGAGCCTTAGGCTGGACTTTCGTCCACCTAGGACTGGGGCGGGGACCCCAGCAAGAAGGGCAGCCAAGCATGGCGCCTTCCAGTGAGGCCATAAGAACATCCCACATACAAAATCCCCACACATGTACTCAAGGCCTCACTTTCAACTCAAGTGACCAGCCCTTCATCATGTCAAATGAAAATGCCACCTTCCCTGTCCTCAGGGCAATACAAACTGCAGTAGAGATAAGCCAGTCAGGCAGCAGCTAGGCCTCAGGTAGGAGTGCCAGGACTCATACCAAAGGTGTAGATCCAGAAGTGGAAGAGGCCAAGCTACACAGTGGTCACCTTGACAAATACCACGGAATCTCTCCCAGTGGACCACAGGACATGAATCCTTGCAGAAGAAGCAGTGGCCTCTTGAAGTTTAAGGGAAGGGTTCCTGGGTCATAGTGCTGGCTCTGCACTCACTTGCTGGTACCCTCCCACCCCAAGTCTTTCCCCTCCTCTGTGAAACTTCTCCCCAGGGCCCTGACAGCACATATTCTGTCACTGTGCTAAGAGCCCAGCTTTCCTCTTTCAAGAATGTCTTCCCTTTTCTGGGTACACCAGAGTCTCAGTGAGGCACATTTTAATTTTGACAGCTATCGCAAATTATCCTACAAAATGTAGCCCAACAAACAAAAGTGGACCTCTGTTTCATGTCTCTGGAGAGGATATGGGAAATCTGAGAATTGTGGACCTAGAGTGAAAAGCCCATCTGCTCAGCTGGGGTGAGCTCCCTGGCTGAGACCATTGCAGTGGAGCCTGGGGCCTTGCAGTCTGGcatcatttcttccttccctattcatCAGCCCTACCATCTTCCTAACAGGGACTTTTCCCAACATCACAAGGAATGCCATCGTCAACTGTGCTGAGATGGTAACCTATGACATCATCAAGGAGAAGTTGCTGGACTCTCACCTATTCACTGGTACGGGCCTACCTAGGCTCCAGGGAGACAGTCCTCTCTCCACAGAGTGGGGACTATGGAGAGGCACCTGGGCTTAGCAGGAGCAGAGAAGAGAACAATGCCCAGTTCAGGATTATGACAGCCTAGGCTGGAGGCCCTAGTTTCCAGGAACAGAATCTactctgtgtgtgtcttttttttttttttggtttggaactcagggctttgcacttgctaggcaggcactctaccacttgaaccacataccCTGTcccttttgcttcagtttgtttttcagttagggtgTTGTGCTTTAGGGATGGGAGGCGCTCAGGCCAAGATTCTCCTACCgctacctcccaagtacctgggattacagacatgtaccaccacacctagctcagTGTGTCTTTCAGCAAGGGTCACTCACTTTCTCTGACTAGAGTTTCCTCGTTAAGCTGGGTGACATTCTAACACTGAGATGCCCAGTTCTAGTTTGCAGGGACTAACCAAGAACTCAGCCCTGGGCACTGTGGGAGATATGGACAATATGACTTGTGCTCAAGGTCAAGGCTGAGCTGGAGCAGACAGTGAACACACATGAACAGAGCACAAGTGCACTCCATCCCtgatctcctttcccttcctcagaCAACTTCCCCTGCCACTTTGTCTCCGCCTTTGGAGCTGGCTTCTGTGCCACAGTGGTGGCCTCCCCGGTGGACGTGGTGAAGACCCGGTACATGAATGCCCCCCCAGGCCGGTACCGTAGCCCCCTGCACTGTATGTTGAAGACAGTGGCCCAGGAAGGTCCCACAGCCTTCTACAAGGGGTAAGtcacctcctcctgcctccagcacTTCCCCCCCTAGAACTCGACTTCTTTCTTACCCTACTTGCCTCCGCAGCTCATCTGTGCTGCAGCCATGAACAGAACAGATGtacacaacacaaaacagaagTACAGAGAACTGTGGgagttattaaagaaaaaaaaaaggaagctaacCTGATTTGGAGGTTAAGTGAGGCAGGCCTTATTGAGAGAAAGGAGTCCAAGGATAGGTAAAAGGACTGTCCCTCTCCAAACTCTTCCTGCACCTATAGGCCTGACCAGTTGATCACCACACTCATGGTAACTGACCTGTTGTAGTCACCACACTCAGACTTTCTGTGTCTCagcatttcctgttccctgcACATGGAATGACTTTCCCTCACTACCTGTGTGCTCTGAATCAGCTACCCTTCCAGATTAGTTCAAATGCCACCTCCTCCCTAACACCCTCATGTTTAAATTTTCTCTCCACCCTATGAACTTCAGTAATACCATTTGATTCCGTTTGTATGGTATGGACCCCTTCTGCCTTGTATTACAGCATTGTAAGGTTAAATTACTCCTCAAGGTAGAGCACAAGCTCTTTAGCGCCCACTGTCATGGCTTATCCAGCTTTCATCTCCTGGAGTCCCTAGCACAAAGCCAGCACTCAATATTGTGGTGATTTACCATCATTATGACAGCCAAGAccctttgcatttttttgttactgtgctaagtactttatatacatgatcTCAGCAACCCCTGAACTTGGTAGTGCGCCCCACATTGACTGAGtaagagattccatctcaaacaCGTAAGTTGCCCAAGATTACAAGGCAAAATGGCAGAGCCATGGCTCAAGCCCAGGCAACCCAAGCCACACTCAACACGGTGGTGTTTATCCCACTGGTGAGCTCTTGGCTTGGCTCCCACCACTGACACCTTCAGCAGATAGCTTTCTGGTGCCCACCGTTTGATTGAACCCAGCAAGCACACAAGAGCCACTACAGGTTCTGGAGCCTGGTGATGACATTCTGGAATTCCCTGTCCACTGACAGACTGTTCTGCTAAGTGCCTCTGCTGTTACTGCCTTCAGCTATAGCTATGCATCTCCATTTAGTCTTTCACTTGGTAAACATTTACTGAACATTGTGTGTGTAAGGACCTGTCCTATGCCTCCTCAAAGAGCAGCAGTGACTAATATTGGGCCTGTGCTATAAGCTGTCCACCACTGACACAGTTAATCTATGTGACATCTCTGTAAGGAAGCTACTTCTACTTcccctcattttaaagatgaggaataaGAGGCTCAGTAAAATTAAGTCACTTGTCCAAGGTTGTAAGGCTAGAAACtggggagctgggatttgaacccaggactgccTCCAGAGTGCACATATATTGCCACAGTGCTGTAGTCCCTGTGAGGGTTCAGGAAAGGCCATGGCGTGTAGTGATGGCGCCCAAGCTGAGTCCTACAGAGTGAAGAATGACCAGCCAGACCAGGAAGAGAGCAGGATGAAGTCCAAGCTGAGGGAGCAACACAGGCAAAGGCACAGAAGTAACAGGGCCTGACATCCAGGGGAACTGTAAGTGGCTGAGTCTGACAGGAGCCAAAGGGCCTAGGAGAGGACTATTGGCAAGAGAGCCTGGGAGGAAGGCAGGGGCCAGGTGACAAGTCCCTCCTTGCATCTGTGAAGCACAGCTGAGGTGGATACTGTCTTCCCACCGTGCTCCCCAAGTGCCATCACGGCCCAGGCAAGGCTATCTGGAGATAAGCTATATGTCCTGCAggggcctcctcctcctccaacttagcctttctgggcctcagtttctaaAAATAAGAAACCTGGCAACAAGCTTATTTGCCATGTAGAACTGTGAGAATTAAACACCTGACGTGGGAACCTGGCTCAAAatgttagttttctttcctttcttgactCCAACTTCTGTAAATCCCTTCAGCAGAGAAAACAGAGATGGACTGGATCACAGAAAAGGCTTGTGAAGAACAGTCTGGGTCTTTCAGCACCAATACAGTGCCGGGACAGCACAATAGGTCTGTTTTGTGTCTCCTAGCCCGCTCCTCCTGATGTTGTGGTCGTTTTTCTCTCATCAGATTTACCCCCTCCTTTTTGCGTTTGGGATCCTGGAATGTGATGATGTTTGTCACCTATGAGCAGCTGAAACGGGCCTTGATGAAAGTCCAGATGTTGCGGGAATCTCCATTTTGAACACGACAGGAAGGCCATTTGCTCCTTACTTTGTACAAGGCCAGTTAAAAATGAAGTGAAACAGTGGATCCATGCCCA is a window encoding:
- the Ucp3 gene encoding putative mitochondrial transporter UCP3, with protein sequence MVGLTPSEMPPTTAVKCLGAGTAACFADLLTYPLDTAKVRLQIQGETPAQSVQYRGVLGTVLTMVRTEGPRSLYSGLVAGLQRQMSFASVRIGLYDSVKQFYTPEGADNSSIAIRILAGCTTGAMAVTCAQPTDVVKIRFQASILLGPGSDRKYGGTMDAYRTISREEGIRGLWKGTFPNITRNAIVNCAEMVTYDIIKEKLLDSHLFTDNFPCHFVSAFGAGFCATVVASPVDVVKTRYMNAPPGRYRSPLHCMLKTVAQEGPTAFYKGFTPSFLRLGSWNVMMFVTYEQLKRALMKVQMLRESPF